Proteins found in one Triticum urartu cultivar G1812 chromosome 4, Tu2.1, whole genome shotgun sequence genomic segment:
- the LOC125554382 gene encoding CRIB domain-containing protein RIC4-like, which translates to MNMPCLRPSALCLPLLCFVLRGYKTRRPKNACNTTLHLSSSLSSYQSPAKAPMKDRAGFHFSIGCMSQSAVAVADPLRKKPPAPAPQQQADNPSSSSITTQDSDRAPREEGTGGDEKAKEGIAAAGVQRLLKGIKTFFAAYDGEEEEEEEEREIVIGYPTDVQHVGHIGWDGLNKVGGMGMVGAFSVPSSLHLRQLEIAMDPGAATTTCTN; encoded by the exons ATGAATATGCCCTGTCTCCGTCCCTCTGCTTTGTGCCTTCCTTTGCTTTGCTTTGTGCTTCGCGGCTATAAGACACGCCGGCCCAAGAACGCATGCAACACCACTCTGCATCTTTCTTCCTCCTTGTCTTCGTATCAATCTCCAGCTAAGGCTCCGATGAAGGACCGCGCCGGCTTCCACTTCTCCATCGGCTGCATGTCGCAGTCCGCTGTCGCCGTCGCCGACCCGCTCCGCAAGAAGCCACCAGCACCGGCGCCGCAGCAGCAGGCCGATaacccctcctcctcctccatcacCACACAGG ACTCAGACAGAGCACCCCGAGAGGAAGGGACCGGCGGTGATGAGAAGGCAAAAGAAGGGATCGCCGCGGCAGGGGTGCAGCGGCTGCTCAAGGGGATCAAGACCTTCTTCGCGGCGTACGacggcgaggaagaagaagaggaggaggagcggGAGATCGTGATCGGGTACCCCACGGACGTGCAGCACGTCGGGCACATCGGCTGGGACGGTCTCAACAAGGTGGGCGGCATGGGCATGGTCGGCGCCTTCTCTGTGCCCTCCTCCCTCCATCTCCGCCAGCTCGAGATCGCCATGGACCCCGGCGCCGCAACCACCACCTGCACCAACTGA